GGCTCACGCCCGTGAAATGGGCTTCGACCCCGACCGCGAGCCGCCCTTCTTCTTCTGCAAGCCAGCTGATGCCGTGGTGCCGGTGGCAGATGGCCAAACTCTGGAGCTGCCCTACCCGGAAGAAACCAGCAACTTCCACTACGAAATCGAGCTTGTCGCGGCCATCGGCAAGGGCGGCCGCGACATCCCGTTGGAGCAGGCTAACGATCACGTGTTCGGCTACGCCGTGGGTCTGGACATGACCCGCCGCGACCTGCAGATGAAAATGCGTGAAATGGGCCGGCCGTGGGAAATCGGCAAGGCCTTCGACGCCTCCGCGCCGATCGCTGCGTTGTACCCGGCCAGCCAGGTCGGCCACCCGGCCCAGGGGGCCATCTGGCTGAAAGTCGAAGGCCAGGACCACCAGCGCAGTGACATCGACCAACTGATCTGGTCGGTGCCGGAAATCATTGCCTATCTGTCACGCTTCTTTGAGCTGCAGCCGGGTGACCTGATCATGACCGGCACTCCGGAAGGCGTCGGTCCGGTTGTGGCCGGCGAGCTGATGGTGGGCGGCGTCAATGGACTGGGCGAGCTGCACGTCCTTGTCGTCTGATTGCCTCGGGGTCGGCATGGTCGACCCTTTCCTCCTTTACCCTGGGCGCGGTCATGGGGGATGGGCTGTAGCTTCAGTGGCTTCGCAGTTTGAGGCAACGCCCTGGCTGCCGCCCATTACCTCGCCAGCAGCCGTGCCACAGGCGTCAGCTGTGCACACGGATTAGGTCGAATCGGTTCGATCTGCGGCACCTTCGCTGGCACATTCCTGATGGGGGCCGGACTGCCCTTCGAGATGTGTTCGCAGTGTTGATGCTGCCCGCCGTCGTAGCGGCGGTGGCGATCCTTTTCAATTCAATAGCGTGCAGGCGGGAGCTCAGCTGCGCGCAAAAGCACCGATTCCACTCTGAAGAACCAGGATGACTGCCATGCAGCTTTACAGCTTTTTCAACAGTTCCACCTCTTACCGCGTGCGCATTGCCTTGGCGCTCAAGGGGCTCGAGGTGGATTACCACGGCGTCAACTTGCGCGCTGGCGCACAGCGGCAGGCGCAGTACCGTGAACTCAGCCCAATAGGCGGTGTGCCGGTATTGGTTAGTGACGATGGCATCAGCCTGACTCAGTCGCTGGCGATTATCGACTACCTCGATGCGCTGTACCCGCAGGTACCGCTGGTGCCTAAAGAATGGCTGGTTCGCGCGCGGGTACTGGAAGTCGCACAACTCATCGCCTGCGATATCCACCCACTGAACAACGTGCGTGTTTTGGGTTATCTGCAAAGCGTGCTGAAAGCCGGCGCTGAGGAAAAGGACCGCTGGTACGCACACTGGGTTGCTGAAGGCCTGTCCGCCCTCGACGCCCTGTTGCAGCGCCACGGTAGCGGCCCGTATTGCTTCGGTGAGGAGCCGACCCTGGCTGACTGCTGCCTGGTGCCCCAGGTGGCCAACGCCGAGCGGATGGGGTGCGACTTGAGAGCCTATCCCCGGGTGATGGCCGTCTACAGCCATTGCCAAACCCAGCCTGCCTTCCAGCGCGCAGCCCCTGGCCAGCAACCTGATTTCATTCATTAAGCAGTAAAGGCTTAGGTCTGAACGGAGATCCGAATCATGACTGAAAAAAAACAACAAAAAATCATTATCGTCGGCGGTGGCATTGGTGGACTGGCTGCAGCCCAAGCCCTCACCGCCCAGGGTATAGAGGTTCTCTTACTTGAGCAGGCCGACCATATTGGTGAGATTGGCGCCGGAATCCAGCTTGGCCCCAATGCCTATGCTGCGTTGGATGCCTTGGGCGTCGGACACGCAGCGCGAAACCGCTCGGTCTTTACCGACCAGCTGATCATGATGGACGCCATCGATGCCAAAGAGGTAGGACGCATCGAAGTAGGTGCGCGTTTCCGCCAACGCTTCGGTAACCCCTACGGTGTGATCCATCGCGCCGATATTCACTTGTCGATTTTGGAAGCAGTCCAGCAGAACCCACTGATCCGCTTCCAGACCTCGACTCGCATCGTCAGCATGGAGATGGACGATCATGGCGTGATTCTGACTGACTGCAAGGGCAACCGGTACCAAGCCGATGCTGTAGTAGGATGTGATGGCGTGAAATCAGTAATCCGCGAGCGTACGGTGGGCGACCAGGCTCGGGTCACCGGTCATGTGGTTTATCGCGCAGTGGTGGATGTCGAAAACATGCCCAAAGATCTTCGGGTCAACGCCCCAATGCTGTGGGCGGGGCCACGTTGCCACCTGGTTCACTACCCGCTGCGCGGTGGCAAACAGTACAACTTGGTGGTGACTTTCCACAGCCGCAATGAAGAACAGTGGGGCGTCACTGACGGTAGCAAGGAAGAAGTGCTCTCATACTTCGAGGGTATACACGAGCGCCCGCATCAAATGCTTGACCGACCAACCTCATGGCGCCGCTGGGCCACTGCCGACCGTGATCCTGTGGAGCAGTGGGGTGAAGGGTGTGCGACCCTCCTTGGCGATGCTGCTCATCCGATGACCCAGTACCTAGCCCAAGGGGCGTGCATGGCGCTGGAAGATGCAGTAGTGCTGGGTCAGGCGGTCAAGGCTTGCGAGCATGACCTGCAGGCTGCATTCCGGCTGTACGAGTCGATCCGTATTCCACGTACGGCGCGGGTTTTGTGGTCTGCGCGAGAAATGGGGCGTCTGTACCATGCAAAAGGGGTCGAGCGTTTGGTGCGTAACCAGCTCTGGGCTGGTCGAAGCCAGGACCAATTCTATGATGCTGTTCAGTGGCTGTATGGATGGAACATAGAAAACTGTCTTGAGCATCAGCTTGCAGCGCAAGCTTAGGTTCCGACGCCTCAAAGTCGGTATGCGTTGAGCAAAGCACATTACAGGAATCTAACTGCGAGAAGCGATACAGTAACGCTTGGGGTAGCCACGAGCTGAAGTTGTGATCTTCACCAGGGATGAAAGCAACATATGGATGACCTCATTTCGGCCGTTAAACAGGCGCGTACGGCAGCTTTGGGTTGCAATAAGTCATGCTCGAATGACCGCTTGCGACCCAAAGCGGCCCCAGTGCCTTTCGTCATACTTGACTCTATGTTCTAGCCTTTCGTGACGTCATAAGCGTTTGGCACATAGTCGCCACTTCTGGGATAGCCACAGCCAGCGTGGACAATACCTGATGCATTTCCTGGGCATCTGGAAATGGATATACATCCAGGCTCATGGCAATCCTAAGCTTGCGCGGATCTTGCTGTTCTCTGAGCCACGTCTCGACCTCACGCGTCATTGCCGCACCGTTATCGTTTGTTTGCCAAGCCAACAAATTGAAAAGTTCGGCCACCAGCTCTTCGGGCACTGTTCGGGGTATTTCTGCGAAGAGGCGATTGGCTAGGTCAAGCTCGCCAAATACGCTTACCACGTCATGCACCGCGTCAAACGCCTGGGTGTATTCGGCTACGTTGCGCTCGATATTAATGATGTCGAGCGCTTGTTTTAGCGATGGGTGCATCTAGTCATTCCATGGTGTTGCAGGAGTGTTTGACTATGCGGCCATACAGACCCAAGGCATCGTCAGCGCGTTGAGCCTCGGTGTCACAACATCTCACACCTTAGAGGCAAGCGTTCAGGACGAAAAGAATTATCTTTTTACCTTTTTCAAGCGACCGATTCTGGCCGTTAGGAGCCTATCCTGACGGGCCGCTATGGGTCGAAAGCAGACACTCCTCAGGTGCCAGTCGAGCGCACTTGCCTAGCGCGACCCACTGTCGATCTGGTGCTGCTTGCCAGCCACATGGCGCTCCCCCCCAGGCCCCACGGATGAACATTTCCAAAGAGGTATCTGCGGGTTCATTGCGCCGCTCACCACTGAGTAAGCACTTGCATGGCCGCCAGATCGAGCTCGCCGGGCGTCTCATCTACCCGCCAGCAGTCGTCATGTGACATTCACCCCACCCGTCGTTCATTCGGACGCAAACGACGGTCGCTCCGCGAACCATGCCACCGCCAGCTCCTTGAACGCCTCGGCCGAAGGCGTCAGCGGATAGCGCTGATCATGCGCCAGCACGATGCTGTGGGTTGGCAGTTTCTCCTGAGTCGGCCGACATACCAGCGCTTGACCATCGTAACTACGGTCACCAAATGGCCGGGTATAGATCAGCGCCACGCCAAAGCCATTGGCGACGAGGCTGCGCTGCAACTCAAAGGTGCGCACACGGTGCACAACGGCGGGGGAAAGGTCGTAAAAGCTGAACAGATCCAACACATGCTGCCAACTGTGGACCTGATCGGTGACGACCAGGGTGTATTCGGAGAGCGCCTTGAGGCTGACACGCGACTCTTTGGCCAACGGGTGATCGGCCGACAGCAGCACCTGGGCGGTCAGCTGGCACAGCTGGGTGCAATGCGTGTTCGGCGGTAAACCCAGGTCGTAGGTGATGGCCAGTTCTATCGCGCCCTCACTGAGCCGCTTGCCAACATAATCGAAGCTGCCATCGCGCATATCGACCGTGACCCTGGGGCAGGACTCCTGCATCCGTCGCACGATTTGCGGCAGGCAATAGGGCGCCAGGTCTTCAAAGCAGCCGACCACCAGCTCGCCGACACATTCGCCGGCATTGGCATGGATCTCGGCAAAGGTCTGAGCCTCTGCCAGTACGCGACGGGCCTGGACCATGACGGTACGACCGAATGGGGTCAGCGATATGCCGAGGCCACGTTGGCGTATGAAGATCGATTGGCCCAGCACCTCCTCCAGTTCGGTGATGGCCGCCGAGATGGAAGGTTGTGAAACATGAAGCTCCATGGCGGCAGTGGTCAGGTTTCCGTGCTTGGCCGCTGCGAGCGCGTAGCGAAGCTGCCTGAGTGTGAACTTCATAGGTTTTTCCGTGGTGATGCATCAGGACTTATTATTTTATCCTTTTTTAAGGTTGTGAAATATTTCTCCTGCGCAGTGATCATCTTGTTTGGGAGCTTCACAATGACAATTACAAAGGCTCTGCTGACCACGACACTTTCTCTAGGGCTCTTGGCGTCCGCTGGCGCCAGCCAGGCGGCCGGTTGGTGCGAGTCCGGCAAGCCGGTGAAGTTTGCCGGATTGAACTGGGAAAGCGGGATGCTGCTCACCGAGGTGATGCAGTTCGTGCTGAAAAATGGCTATGGCTGTGACACCGACAGCCTGCCGGGTAACTCCATCTCCATGGAAAACGCCCTGGGCAGCAACGATATCCAGGTTTTCGCCGAGGAGTGGGTAGGGCGCAGCGAGGTCTGGAACAAGGCTGAGGCCGCCGGCAAGGTGGTCGGCGTCGGCTCGCCGGTGGTTGGCGCGGTCGAAGGCTGGTATGTGCCGCGTTATGTGATCGAAGGCGATGCCAAGCGCAAACTCGAAGCCAAGGCACCGAACCTCAAGAGCATCGCCGACCTGGGGCAATACGCCCAGGTGTTCAAGGACCCGGAAGAACCGGACAAGGGGCGTTTCTACAACTGCCCGGCCGGCTGGACCTGCGAGCTGGACAACAGCGAAATGCTCAAGCGCTATGGCCTGGAAAACACTTACACCAACTTCCGCCCGGGCACCGGCCCGGCACTGGATGCCGCCGTGCTGTCGAGTTACAAGCGTGGCGAGCCGATCCTCTTCTACTACTGGTCGCCAACCCCGCTGATGGGCCAGGCCGACCTGGTCAAGCTGGATGAGAAGCCAGGCGTGGATAAATCCGTGACCATCAAGGTGGGTGTGTCGAAGACGTTCCACGAGCAGGCGCCGGAGCTGGTGGCTGTGCTGGAAAAGGTCAACCTGCCGATCGATCTGCTGAACCAGAACCTGGCGCGCATGAGCAGGGATCGTATCGAGTCGGCGGAACTGGCCAAGTTGTTCCTCAAGGAGCACCCCGAAGTTTGGCACCGCTGGGTCAGCGAAGACGCAGCCAAAAAGGTCGATGCGGCACTCTGAGGGTGTGGGCGGGTCCGGCGCCTGCCGGACAGGCCACATAGCAGTCCGCTTCATGCATTGCTCGAGAGAACTCCATGTTTCCCAAAAACTTCACGTTTTCCATTGCCGACTGGGTCAATGGCTGGGTCGACGCGCTGGTCACCAACTACGGTGACGTGTTCCGGCATATTTCCGACACGCTGCTGTGGGCCATCGTCAACCTCGAAGGCTTGCTGCGCGCAACACCCTGGTGGCTGATGCTGGCCATCGTCGGCGGTATTGCCTGGCACGCCACCCGCAGAGCCGTACCCACGGCGGTGATCGTCGGCCTGCTCTTTCTGGTCGGTGCGGTCGGGCTCTGGGACAAGCTGATGCAGACCCTGGCGCTGATGCTGGTAGCCACGCTGATCTCGGTCCTGGTCGGCATCCCGCTGGGTATCCTGTCGGCGCGCAACGATCGCCTGCGGGCGGTGTTGATGCCGCTGCTCGACATCATGCAGACCATGCCCAGCTTCGTGTACCTGATCCCGGTATTGATGCTGTTCGGCCTGGGCAAGGTGCCGGCAATCTTTGCCACCGTCATCTATGCCGCCCCGCCGCTGATTCGCCTGACCGACCTGGGCATTCGCCAGGTGGATGGCGAGGTCATGGAGGCGATCAACGCGTTCGGTGCCAATCGCCTGCAACAACTGTTCGGCGTGCAATTGCCACTGGCGTTGCCGAGCATCATGGCCGGTATCAACCAGACCACCATGATGGCCCTGTCGATGGTGGTCATCGCGTCGATGATCGGTGCCCGTGGCTTGGGTGAAGACGTCCTGGTCGGCATCCAGACCCTCAATGTGGGGCGCGGCCTCGAAGCGGGCCTGGCCATTGTGATCCTGGCGGTTGTGATCGACCGCATTACCCAGGCCTATGGCCGGCCACGGCATGGGGTGGGCAAATGAGCAGCAAGCAGACGATGAACAAGATCGAAGTCAAACATGTGTTCAAGATCTTCGGCGCACGTACCGACGATGCCCTGAAACTGATCCGCCAGAACAACAGCAAAGAGCAGGTCCTGGCCGAAACCGGCTGCGTGGTCGGGGTCAACGACCTCTCGTTGTCCATCGGCAGCGGTGAGATCTTCGTGATCATGGGCCTCTCGGGCTCGGGCAAGTCGACCCTGGTGCGTCACTTCAACCGCCTGATCGACCCTACCAGCGGCCAGATCCTGGTCGATGGCGAGGACATTCTGCAGTACGACATGCAAGCCCTGCGCGAATTCCGCCGGCGCAAGATCAGCATGGTGTTCCAGAGCTTCGGCCTGTTGCCGCACCGCACCGTGCTGGACAACGTCGGCTACGGCCTGAGAGTCCGTGGCGAGAGCAAAACCCTGTGCACGGAGCGTGCGCTGCATTGGATCAACACCGTGGGCCTCAAGGGTTACGAGCGATCGTACCCGCACCAGTTGTCGGGCGGCATGCGCCAGCGCGTGGGCCTGGCGCGTGCCTTGGCTGCCGACACCGACATCATCCTGATGGACGAAGCCTTCAGTGCGCTTGACCCGCTGATTCGCGCCGAAATGCAGGACCAGTTGCTGGAACTGCAAAAGACCCTGCACAAG
This genomic stretch from Pseudomonas entomophila L48 harbors:
- a CDS encoding quaternary amine ABC transporter ATP-binding protein; translation: MSSKQTMNKIEVKHVFKIFGARTDDALKLIRQNNSKEQVLAETGCVVGVNDLSLSIGSGEIFVIMGLSGSGKSTLVRHFNRLIDPTSGQILVDGEDILQYDMQALREFRRRKISMVFQSFGLLPHRTVLDNVGYGLRVRGESKTLCTERALHWINTVGLKGYERSYPHQLSGGMRQRVGLARALAADTDIILMDEAFSALDPLIRAEMQDQLLELQKTLHKTIVFITHDLDEAVRIGNRIAILKDGRLIQVGTPKEILYQPADEYVDRFVQRRVASL
- a CDS encoding LysR family transcriptional regulator, with the translated sequence MKFTLRQLRYALAAAKHGNLTTAAMELHVSQPSISAAITELEEVLGQSIFIRQRGLGISLTPFGRTVMVQARRVLAEAQTFAEIHANAGECVGELVVGCFEDLAPYCLPQIVRRMQESCPRVTVDMRDGSFDYVGKRLSEGAIELAITYDLGLPPNTHCTQLCQLTAQVLLSADHPLAKESRVSLKALSEYTLVVTDQVHSWQHVLDLFSFYDLSPAVVHRVRTFELQRSLVANGFGVALIYTRPFGDRSYDGQALVCRPTQEKLPTHSIVLAHDQRYPLTPSAEAFKELAVAWFAERPSFASE
- a CDS encoding fumarylacetoacetate hydrolase family protein; this encodes MTYLFEPAAVTSLSIVGSAKRFPVRRVYCVGRNYAAHAREMGFDPDREPPFFFCKPADAVVPVADGQTLELPYPEETSNFHYEIELVAAIGKGGRDIPLEQANDHVFGYAVGLDMTRRDLQMKMREMGRPWEIGKAFDASAPIAALYPASQVGHPAQGAIWLKVEGQDHQRSDIDQLIWSVPEIIAYLSRFFELQPGDLIMTGTPEGVGPVVAGELMVGGVNGLGELHVLVV
- a CDS encoding ABC transporter substrate-binding protein gives rise to the protein MTITKALLTTTLSLGLLASAGASQAAGWCESGKPVKFAGLNWESGMLLTEVMQFVLKNGYGCDTDSLPGNSISMENALGSNDIQVFAEEWVGRSEVWNKAEAAGKVVGVGSPVVGAVEGWYVPRYVIEGDAKRKLEAKAPNLKSIADLGQYAQVFKDPEEPDKGRFYNCPAGWTCELDNSEMLKRYGLENTYTNFRPGTGPALDAAVLSSYKRGEPILFYYWSPTPLMGQADLVKLDEKPGVDKSVTIKVGVSKTFHEQAPELVAVLEKVNLPIDLLNQNLARMSRDRIESAELAKLFLKEHPEVWHRWVSEDAAKKVDAAL
- a CDS encoding ABC transporter permease produces the protein MFPKNFTFSIADWVNGWVDALVTNYGDVFRHISDTLLWAIVNLEGLLRATPWWLMLAIVGGIAWHATRRAVPTAVIVGLLFLVGAVGLWDKLMQTLALMLVATLISVLVGIPLGILSARNDRLRAVLMPLLDIMQTMPSFVYLIPVLMLFGLGKVPAIFATVIYAAPPLIRLTDLGIRQVDGEVMEAINAFGANRLQQLFGVQLPLALPSIMAGINQTTMMALSMVVIASMIGARGLGEDVLVGIQTLNVGRGLEAGLAIVILAVVIDRITQAYGRPRHGVGK
- a CDS encoding 3-hydroxybenzoate 6-monooxygenase gives rise to the protein MTEKKQQKIIIVGGGIGGLAAAQALTAQGIEVLLLEQADHIGEIGAGIQLGPNAYAALDALGVGHAARNRSVFTDQLIMMDAIDAKEVGRIEVGARFRQRFGNPYGVIHRADIHLSILEAVQQNPLIRFQTSTRIVSMEMDDHGVILTDCKGNRYQADAVVGCDGVKSVIRERTVGDQARVTGHVVYRAVVDVENMPKDLRVNAPMLWAGPRCHLVHYPLRGGKQYNLVVTFHSRNEEQWGVTDGSKEEVLSYFEGIHERPHQMLDRPTSWRRWATADRDPVEQWGEGCATLLGDAAHPMTQYLAQGACMALEDAVVLGQAVKACEHDLQAAFRLYESIRIPRTARVLWSAREMGRLYHAKGVERLVRNQLWAGRSQDQFYDAVQWLYGWNIENCLEHQLAAQA
- the maiA gene encoding maleylacetoacetate isomerase, whose translation is MQLYSFFNSSTSYRVRIALALKGLEVDYHGVNLRAGAQRQAQYRELSPIGGVPVLVSDDGISLTQSLAIIDYLDALYPQVPLVPKEWLVRARVLEVAQLIACDIHPLNNVRVLGYLQSVLKAGAEEKDRWYAHWVAEGLSALDALLQRHGSGPYCFGEEPTLADCCLVPQVANAERMGCDLRAYPRVMAVYSHCQTQPAFQRAAPGQQPDFIH